Proteins found in one Alicyclobacillus cycloheptanicus genomic segment:
- a CDS encoding HlyD family secretion protein, whose amino-acid sequence MNVRRVVLLNVIAFIVILAALYGGYSYYYQSTHYVSTDNATIEGQVVPLNVEIPGTLSDWNVSSGTTVTAGEVLGHVSTSAELQQLGQAASNPQVVKSVSNAAKIESPISGTVVNTTATAGQLVAPGQSLGEVVDLSKLYVVANLNETTLRNIDVGDTVDVYIDAYPDLSLKGTVESIGLAANSFFSLIPPSDSASGTYTKVTQTVPVKISLSGYGGENLLPGMSVSVRIHRSTT is encoded by the coding sequence ATGAACGTTCGGCGTGTCGTGCTGTTGAACGTGATCGCATTCATCGTGATTTTGGCAGCGCTCTATGGCGGTTATAGCTACTACTATCAGTCCACGCATTACGTCAGTACGGACAATGCGACCATTGAAGGCCAGGTCGTACCGCTGAATGTGGAGATTCCAGGGACGCTGTCCGATTGGAACGTGTCCTCGGGCACCACGGTTACCGCGGGAGAAGTGCTGGGGCACGTCTCGACGTCTGCTGAATTGCAGCAGCTGGGTCAGGCGGCGTCTAATCCACAGGTCGTCAAATCCGTGTCAAACGCGGCAAAGATAGAGAGCCCCATCAGCGGGACGGTCGTGAATACAACGGCCACGGCGGGGCAACTGGTCGCTCCGGGCCAGTCGCTCGGTGAAGTTGTCGACCTCTCCAAGCTGTATGTCGTGGCGAATCTGAACGAAACCACGCTGCGGAACATTGATGTCGGCGATACCGTGGACGTCTATATCGACGCCTACCCAGACCTTTCGTTGAAAGGGACCGTCGAGTCCATCGGACTTGCGGCCAACTCCTTTTTCTCGCTGATTCCGCCGTCTGACTCGGCGAGCGGCACTTACACGAAGGTGACACAGACCGTGCCTGTGAAAATTTCGCTGTCAGGATACGGCGGAGAGAACTTGCTGCCGGGAATGAGTGTTTCCGTGCGCATTCACAGGTCCACCACTTGA
- a CDS encoding O-antigen ligase family protein — MNGQTADAGISGSQAQIAGLTNHRYVRWSIYALVAFPIVDYALRYLPGLHPLGAIWDKVVLLVLAIAACARYVSGVRPTWLRWQQVALLFILYVFALMFSDLSHPVMALEGFRMDIYYMLYPLLLPFLVEPDDVPKLLHAAALVAILVGVDGVYQYVMKTPIPSTWSDVNEQVRTRVFSVMVSPNEMGSYMAMMTPLVAGLALYERDKWRKGLYCFGVVVCGASLVFTMARGPWLALTLALLVVAALVERRLLIVLVIVAVIAFFLPPIHHRIADLFSPVYLLKASQSGRIAKWITAFGVMSGNPLFGAGLGHYGGAVASDFNYSTYSDNYYAKMLGETGLVGLTLFIALHLSLFADLFKHAVRRAAGRSKYVVIGGLIGLLAVLFHNFIENVFEYAPMVSIYFIYATLLLIWSRGFDGEVRHERT, encoded by the coding sequence TTGAATGGACAGACCGCGGACGCGGGTATCAGCGGCAGTCAGGCACAAATCGCGGGTCTGACAAACCATCGCTATGTGCGTTGGTCAATTTACGCGCTGGTTGCGTTTCCCATCGTGGACTACGCACTGCGATACCTGCCAGGGCTTCATCCCTTGGGCGCAATTTGGGACAAGGTTGTTTTGCTGGTCCTGGCCATCGCAGCCTGTGCACGATATGTCTCCGGCGTGCGCCCGACGTGGCTGCGCTGGCAGCAGGTTGCGTTGTTGTTTATCTTGTATGTATTTGCGCTTATGTTTTCGGATTTGTCGCATCCGGTAATGGCGCTGGAAGGGTTTCGCATGGACATTTACTATATGTTGTACCCCTTGCTGCTGCCATTCTTGGTGGAACCGGACGATGTGCCGAAGCTGCTCCACGCGGCCGCCTTGGTGGCGATACTCGTTGGCGTGGATGGTGTCTATCAATACGTGATGAAAACCCCGATTCCGAGTACTTGGTCCGACGTCAATGAACAGGTGCGGACACGCGTTTTTTCCGTTATGGTGAGTCCGAACGAAATGGGTTCGTACATGGCGATGATGACGCCCCTGGTCGCGGGCTTGGCGCTGTACGAACGTGATAAGTGGCGCAAAGGACTCTACTGCTTTGGGGTTGTGGTGTGCGGGGCAAGTCTCGTGTTCACGATGGCGAGAGGACCTTGGCTCGCGCTCACGCTGGCGCTGCTCGTCGTGGCCGCCCTCGTCGAGCGTCGTTTGCTCATCGTACTGGTCATAGTCGCCGTTATCGCGTTCTTTCTGCCGCCTATCCATCACCGCATTGCCGATTTGTTCTCGCCGGTCTACTTGCTGAAGGCCAGTCAGAGCGGACGCATTGCGAAGTGGATCACGGCGTTTGGCGTGATGAGCGGTAATCCGTTGTTCGGCGCCGGACTCGGCCACTATGGCGGGGCGGTTGCGTCGGATTTCAATTACAGTACATATTCGGACAACTACTATGCGAAAATGCTGGGCGAGACGGGCCTGGTTGGATTGACGCTGTTTATCGCCCTGCATCTTTCGTTGTTCGCGGACTTGTTCAAACATGCCGTTCGCCGTGCAGCCGGCCGGTCGAAGTACGTGGTCATCGGCGGTCTCATCGGTCTGTTGGCCGTCTTGTTCCACAACTTTATCGAAAATGTGTTTGAATACGCGCCGATGGTGAGTATTTACTTCATTTATGCCACACTGCTGCTGATTTGGAGCCGTGGGTTCGACGGGGAGGTCCGTCATGAGCGCACGTAA
- a CDS encoding asparaginase, with protein sequence MSELLVNVVRGALTESRHMGDIALVDRAGRLLASVGDGERVTYARSSAKPLQTLPLVESGAADAFAMSDEEIALCCASHSGEEMHVTKVRAFLNRIGVPESALQCGVHPPYHQPSYEALLRSGTQVSAIHNNCSGKHAGMLALAKFLGADLDTYLDVNHPVQQAVLSVVREVCDLDESQLVLGTDGCGVPVFGMPIRNLALAFARFADPEDMPDGRARAMRRIARAMMSHPHLVAGTDRFCTALMQAGQGTLLGKAGAEGVYCVGIAPQGFGLCVKVDDGNARAAYPSVVEALRQAQVVDKDVIDALASFHRPQLKNHQGTVVGSLQTAFTLRPPHETDK encoded by the coding sequence TTGAGTGAGTTATTAGTGAACGTGGTGCGCGGTGCGCTCACCGAGAGCCGCCATATGGGTGATATTGCACTGGTCGATCGCGCCGGTCGGCTCCTGGCTTCAGTCGGCGACGGGGAACGGGTGACCTATGCACGGTCGTCTGCAAAGCCGCTGCAGACGCTGCCGCTGGTGGAAAGCGGTGCGGCTGACGCCTTTGCCATGTCTGATGAAGAAATTGCCCTGTGCTGCGCGTCGCACAGCGGAGAGGAGATGCACGTGACCAAGGTGCGCGCGTTTCTCAACCGGATTGGCGTTCCGGAGAGCGCGCTGCAGTGCGGAGTGCACCCCCCGTATCACCAGCCAAGTTACGAGGCGCTGCTGCGCAGCGGTACGCAGGTGAGTGCGATTCACAACAACTGTTCCGGAAAACACGCCGGGATGTTGGCGCTGGCCAAGTTCCTCGGTGCCGATTTGGACACTTACCTGGATGTGAACCATCCGGTGCAGCAAGCCGTCCTTTCTGTGGTACGGGAAGTCTGTGACCTCGACGAGAGTCAATTGGTCCTGGGTACGGACGGGTGCGGTGTGCCCGTGTTCGGGATGCCGATCCGAAATCTCGCGCTGGCCTTTGCACGCTTCGCCGATCCGGAGGATATGCCGGACGGCCGGGCCAGGGCGATGCGTCGGATCGCGCGGGCGATGATGTCTCATCCTCACCTGGTTGCGGGGACAGACCGCTTCTGCACCGCGCTCATGCAGGCTGGGCAAGGAACGCTCCTCGGCAAGGCAGGTGCGGAGGGGGTATATTGCGTCGGAATCGCCCCACAAGGGTTTGGCTTGTGTGTGAAGGTGGATGACGGAAATGCGCGCGCCGCGTACCCATCCGTGGTCGAGGCGCTGCGACAGGCGCAGGTGGTGGATAAGGACGTGATCGACGCGCTCGCATCGTTTCACCGCCCGCAGTTGAAGAATCACCAGGGCACCGTGGTCGGTTCGTTGCAGACCGCCTTCACGCTCAGACCACCGCATGAGACCGACAAATAG
- a CDS encoding M23 family metallopeptidase produces the protein MKTAAAAGATCIAVLALTGWVQRPVFAAVSQDPLVPVYQEAAREYDIPWTLLAAIDRYAELSKTKSERQAAPYYGYAFEPALWAGIGNPDWSDVNPWSIDLFGGIGQDHNHDMLALPWDANDRIPVLAAWLDTEAEDVDVAVWDLFQDEIAIDRVFAFERIFDQYGLHPTRHCFPLAKRYNYTVKYTFGAGRSFGGRRRHEGVDIFADYGTPVLACSTAYVEVKGWNPFGGWRIGLRDTNNVYYYYAHLSSYAKGIHIGDVVQPGQVIGYVGNTGYGPPGTAGRFPPHLHFGMYRDVGQHEWAFNPAGPLSVWQRLPQKIIPPPID, from the coding sequence TTGAAAACGGCCGCCGCTGCGGGTGCCACATGTATCGCGGTGCTTGCCTTGACGGGGTGGGTGCAGCGTCCTGTTTTTGCCGCTGTCTCGCAGGATCCGCTCGTTCCAGTTTACCAGGAGGCAGCGCGGGAGTATGACATTCCGTGGACACTGCTGGCTGCGATTGACCGGTACGCGGAATTGTCAAAGACCAAATCGGAAAGGCAGGCGGCGCCGTATTACGGGTACGCGTTTGAACCGGCCCTCTGGGCGGGGATTGGCAACCCAGACTGGTCGGATGTCAATCCGTGGTCGATTGACCTGTTTGGCGGTATTGGACAGGACCACAATCACGACATGTTGGCGCTGCCCTGGGATGCAAACGACCGAATTCCGGTGCTGGCGGCGTGGTTGGACACAGAGGCGGAGGACGTCGACGTTGCGGTGTGGGACTTGTTTCAGGACGAAATCGCGATCGATCGCGTGTTTGCATTTGAACGTATTTTCGACCAGTACGGGCTTCATCCGACGCGGCACTGCTTTCCGCTTGCGAAGCGGTACAACTACACCGTGAAGTACACGTTCGGCGCGGGCCGCAGCTTCGGAGGACGGCGCCGTCACGAGGGTGTGGACATTTTTGCGGACTATGGTACGCCGGTGCTGGCGTGTTCGACGGCCTACGTGGAGGTAAAAGGGTGGAATCCCTTTGGCGGCTGGCGGATTGGCTTGCGAGACACGAACAATGTCTACTATTATTACGCGCACCTGTCGAGCTACGCAAAAGGCATCCACATTGGTGATGTGGTCCAGCCTGGGCAGGTAATTGGCTACGTGGGCAACACGGGCTATGGACCACCGGGCACTGCGGGACGCTTTCCGCCGCACCTTCATTTTGGCATGTACCGCGATGTGGGCCAGCACGAATGGGCGTTTAATCCAGCGGGACCGCTCTCCGTGTGGCAGCGTTTGCCGCAGAAAATCATTCCGCCGCCGATCGATTGA
- a CDS encoding acyl-CoA thioesterase produces MANQSSIEILVRSTEIDVNGHVNNAKYLEYLEWGREDWFEQRGLDYQTLKALGVVTVTAHISADYRKEAVQNDRLRITTRLAEVGNTSMRMIQEIDNQREERVLDATVILVTVDPDRHTKVPVPERIRRERSA; encoded by the coding sequence ATGGCAAATCAATCATCGATTGAAATTCTGGTTCGTTCCACTGAGATTGACGTCAACGGCCATGTGAACAACGCGAAGTACCTGGAGTACCTGGAATGGGGCCGCGAGGACTGGTTCGAGCAGCGAGGACTGGACTACCAGACCCTGAAAGCGTTAGGCGTAGTCACCGTCACCGCACATATCAGCGCGGACTATCGGAAAGAGGCTGTACAAAATGACCGGCTTCGCATCACGACCCGGCTCGCTGAAGTAGGCAACACCAGCATGAGGATGATTCAAGAAATTGATAACCAGCGCGAGGAACGGGTGCTCGACGCAACGGTCATTCTGGTAACGGTCGATCCCGACCGCCACACGAAGGTCCCGGTGCCGGAACGCATTCGACGTGAACGGTCGGCATGA
- a CDS encoding RluA family pseudouridine synthase, which produces MIDVLVKPQDEGKKLHRYIRQLLPGVPLSGIYKMLRTGRVKVNGKRGKSEQVVQAGDVIHLYMAEEDFARASKPARKFGGVSRDVEIIHEDESLIVVNKPVGLLVHGAGNEQKDTLVNRVLAYLYDRDPTAYQVFAPAPVNRLDRNTSGLVIFGKTNAVTAELAQQIAAHHVSKWYLAIVRGVLPERGEINVPLSRTDRGNRTLAVDPDASRRAAASVGKASLTRYERKATTGRTSVAKVDLVSGRTHQIRAHFERIGHPLWGDVKYGGRVSDRDGTDQHQWLHAAWMELPDGRRFHAPLPADFTAVLRRLGYTAKDLQQIETF; this is translated from the coding sequence TTGATAGACGTTCTCGTGAAACCTCAGGACGAAGGAAAGAAGCTGCATCGATACATACGTCAGTTGCTGCCGGGCGTGCCACTGTCGGGCATTTACAAGATGCTGCGGACCGGTCGGGTCAAGGTGAACGGAAAACGAGGCAAGAGCGAACAGGTCGTGCAGGCGGGCGACGTGATCCATCTGTATATGGCGGAGGAGGACTTTGCGCGCGCAAGTAAGCCTGCGAGAAAGTTTGGCGGTGTATCGCGGGACGTGGAGATCATCCATGAAGATGAATCGCTGATTGTCGTGAACAAGCCGGTGGGTTTGCTGGTGCACGGGGCCGGGAACGAGCAGAAGGACACACTCGTCAACCGGGTACTGGCGTATTTGTACGATCGCGATCCGACAGCGTATCAAGTGTTTGCGCCCGCGCCGGTGAATCGACTGGACCGCAATACGAGTGGTCTGGTGATTTTCGGCAAGACAAACGCTGTCACGGCGGAGCTGGCGCAGCAAATTGCCGCGCACCATGTGTCGAAGTGGTATCTGGCGATTGTTCGGGGTGTCTTACCCGAACGGGGCGAAATTAACGTCCCATTATCGAGAACGGACCGCGGGAATCGGACGCTCGCGGTCGACCCAGATGCGTCTCGGCGTGCAGCGGCGTCTGTCGGTAAGGCGTCCTTGACGCGATACGAGCGAAAGGCGACCACGGGGCGGACCAGCGTTGCGAAGGTGGACCTGGTGAGTGGGCGTACGCACCAGATTCGGGCCCATTTCGAGCGAATCGGGCATCCGCTGTGGGGAGATGTGAAGTACGGCGGCAGAGTGAGCGACCGGGACGGCACAGACCAGCACCAGTGGCTGCATGCAGCTTGGATGGAACTGCCGGACGGTCGCCGTTTTCATGCCCCTCTGCCGGCTGACTTCACTGCCGTGCTCCGTCGATTAGGCTACACGGCGAAGGACTTGCAGCAGATTGAAACCTTTTGA
- the trmD gene encoding tRNA (guanosine(37)-N1)-methyltransferase TrmD: MFSGVFSESIIKRAIERGLLQVELVNFRDFTDDRHHTVDDAPFGGGAGMLLKPDPLFRAVESLQQASSAADADDGDVAERAPAVGEDAAGHQTVGGHAPGGKLSDRVILLSPQGRPFTQAVAAELVACGQRLVLICGHYEGFDERVRTHLATDEISLGDFVMTGGEIAAMAMVDTMVRLVPGVLGNESSAHDDSFAHGLLEYPQYTRPAVYRGLPVPPVLLSGNHQEVARWRRMHSLYRTWQRRPDLLARRKLSDEERQWVRRWTSGDLSGIDVP, encoded by the coding sequence ATGTTCAGCGGTGTGTTCTCGGAGAGTATCATCAAGCGTGCGATTGAACGCGGCTTGCTGCAGGTGGAGTTGGTGAACTTCCGGGATTTCACGGACGATCGGCACCATACGGTCGATGATGCGCCGTTTGGCGGCGGCGCGGGGATGCTGTTGAAGCCGGATCCGTTGTTTCGCGCAGTGGAGTCGCTCCAGCAGGCGTCGAGCGCGGCCGATGCAGACGACGGGGACGTGGCGGAGCGTGCGCCCGCCGTCGGCGAGGATGCGGCGGGTCATCAGACGGTAGGCGGTCACGCGCCGGGGGGGAAGCTGAGCGATCGCGTCATTTTGCTGTCTCCGCAAGGCCGCCCGTTCACGCAGGCGGTGGCGGCGGAGTTGGTGGCGTGCGGGCAGCGGCTGGTGCTGATCTGCGGGCATTACGAAGGGTTCGACGAGCGCGTGCGCACACACCTGGCCACGGATGAAATCTCGCTGGGCGACTTCGTCATGACGGGCGGCGAAATTGCCGCCATGGCGATGGTGGACACGATGGTTCGCCTGGTGCCTGGCGTGCTTGGCAACGAGTCCTCCGCACATGATGATTCGTTTGCCCATGGACTGCTGGAGTATCCGCAGTATACGCGGCCGGCGGTGTATCGGGGACTGCCAGTGCCGCCGGTGTTACTCTCGGGCAATCACCAGGAGGTGGCCCGCTGGCGGCGAATGCATTCGTTGTACCGCACATGGCAGCGGCGTCCGGATTTGCTCGCGCGCCGGAAGTTGTCCGATGAAGAGCGGCAGTGGGTCCGCCGCTGGACGTCGGGTGATTTGAGCGGCATTGATGTGCCGTAG
- the rimM gene encoding ribosome maturation factor RimM (Essential for efficient processing of 16S rRNA) gives MAYYTVGVITGTHGLRGEVKVLSKTDFEDERFRSGSRLFVRKPGSTPFQEVEVRSARRHKQFWLVAFRDLPSINDVEHWKGMELCVDETQLLDLPEGTYYLHELIGLDVKTKDGTYLGKLVEVLTPGANDVYVVRGPVSKRDLLLPAIPECVLNVDVAQGVMTVFLMPGLLDEEEPNEH, from the coding sequence GTGGCGTATTACACAGTCGGAGTCATTACGGGTACGCATGGGCTTCGCGGGGAAGTCAAGGTGCTGTCGAAAACGGACTTCGAGGACGAGCGGTTTCGCAGCGGATCACGGTTGTTCGTGCGCAAGCCGGGATCGACCCCCTTCCAAGAGGTGGAGGTACGCTCGGCGCGGCGCCACAAGCAGTTCTGGCTGGTGGCGTTTCGCGACTTGCCGTCGATCAACGATGTCGAACACTGGAAGGGCATGGAGCTGTGCGTGGATGAGACACAGCTGCTGGACCTCCCAGAGGGGACGTATTACCTGCATGAGTTGATTGGGCTCGATGTGAAAACGAAAGACGGGACGTACCTGGGGAAACTCGTTGAAGTGCTGACGCCAGGGGCGAACGATGTCTATGTGGTGCGGGGGCCTGTGTCGAAGCGGGACCTCCTGCTGCCGGCGATTCCAGAGTGCGTGTTGAACGTCGACGTGGCACAGGGTGTGATGACTGTGTTCTTGATGCCTGGGCTGCTGGATGAGGAGGAGCCGAATGAGCACTGA
- a CDS encoding YlqD family protein yields the protein MLIRQPVAVKFILTESTKQQILSEHRRQIERLTAELEQLEAQGAQAVEQAMAQGGDVAQQVRQRFEQEKAARVQQRDQLIQQIQQIQQMELGTEIQNMNVETNVEVRVGDDWGKILRGAEIIIKDGVVHEIRRGGESVQE from the coding sequence ATGCTGATTCGCCAGCCAGTCGCTGTCAAATTCATTTTGACGGAGTCCACGAAACAGCAGATTCTGAGCGAGCATCGCCGGCAGATTGAGCGTTTGACTGCGGAGTTAGAACAATTGGAGGCACAAGGTGCACAGGCTGTCGAGCAGGCCATGGCGCAGGGCGGAGACGTCGCTCAGCAGGTTCGCCAGCGGTTTGAGCAGGAGAAGGCCGCGCGGGTTCAACAGCGCGATCAGCTGATTCAACAGATTCAGCAAATTCAGCAGATGGAACTTGGCACCGAGATTCAGAACATGAACGTGGAGACCAACGTTGAAGTTCGCGTCGGCGATGACTGGGGGAAAATCCTCCGGGGCGCGGAAATCATCATTAAGGATGGGGTTGTCCACGAAATTCGCCGCGGCGGGGAATCGGTACAGGAGTGA
- a CDS encoding KH domain-containing protein, with the protein MKELVVFLAQSLVEHPEAVSVTEETRGDVVVYHLSVDPADLGRIIGRQGRIAKAMRNVISAAAYRKNQRVVLEIAEP; encoded by the coding sequence ATGAAGGAACTTGTCGTATTTCTGGCGCAGTCCCTTGTGGAACATCCAGAGGCTGTTTCTGTCACCGAAGAGACACGAGGAGACGTGGTAGTGTATCATCTGTCGGTCGATCCGGCTGATCTCGGTCGGATCATCGGCCGCCAGGGGCGCATTGCGAAGGCGATGCGCAATGTCATCAGCGCAGCGGCGTATCGCAAGAATCAACGCGTTGTCTTGGAAATCGCGGAGCCGTAA
- the rpsP gene encoding 30S ribosomal protein S16, which yields MAVKIRLKRMGAKKSPFYRVVVADSRSPRDGRFIEEIGTYNPLTDPAKININEEKALRWLQTGAQPSDTVRHLFHEAGILKKFHEAKLQK from the coding sequence ATGGCAGTAAAGATTCGTCTGAAGCGTATGGGTGCAAAGAAGTCTCCATTCTATCGTGTGGTCGTGGCGGATTCTCGTTCTCCGCGTGATGGCCGGTTTATCGAAGAAATCGGCACGTATAATCCGCTGACCGATCCGGCGAAGATCAACATCAACGAGGAGAAGGCGCTGCGCTGGCTGCAGACGGGGGCTCAGCCGTCCGATACGGTTCGGCACTTGTTCCACGAAGCAGGGATTCTGAAGAAGTTCCACGAAGCAAAGCTGCAGAAGTAA
- the ffh gene encoding signal recognition particle protein, producing the protein MSAVFEGLSSSLQKALGKLRSKGKLTEEDVQAAMREVRLALLAADVNVKVVKQFVDRVRERAVGQDVQKSLTPGQQVVKIVHEELTELMGGSAARLNMAPKPPTVVMLVGLQGAGKTTTAAKLALSFRKHDHRPLLVAADVYRPAAITQLQVLGKQIDIPVFEMGTSVDPVRIAQQGIAEATRLGADVVIVDTAGRLHIDEQLMDELSRMQQAVTPNEVLLVVDAMTGQDAVHVAETFHEQLSITGVILTKLDGDTRGGAALTVRAVTGCPIKFTGMGEKIEPLEVFHPDRLASRILGMGDVLGLIEKAQETVDMEQAQEMQKKLLSAQFTLDDFRAMFQQVRNLGPLDQIMKMIPGANKLKGLENVNLDDKRFQRIDAIISSMTKEERQDPSVMNASRRRRVANGSGVTVREVNQVLNQFEQTRQMMKRFGGGFGKKLGLRGAQKALKSMKGLGGMEGLEGLEGLAGDGGLPAGLEGVGLPERGSGSADHRRRHKKKRRK; encoded by the coding sequence GTGAGCGCTGTGTTCGAAGGCCTGTCAAGCAGTCTGCAAAAGGCACTGGGGAAGCTTCGGTCGAAAGGCAAATTGACCGAAGAGGACGTACAGGCTGCCATGCGCGAAGTCCGATTAGCACTGCTCGCGGCAGACGTGAACGTGAAAGTGGTCAAGCAGTTTGTCGATCGCGTCCGTGAACGCGCCGTTGGGCAGGATGTGCAGAAAAGTCTCACGCCTGGACAGCAGGTCGTCAAGATTGTGCATGAGGAATTGACCGAGCTGATGGGCGGCAGTGCGGCTCGGCTCAACATGGCGCCGAAGCCCCCGACCGTGGTTATGCTCGTCGGCCTGCAGGGTGCAGGGAAGACGACCACCGCTGCGAAGCTGGCGCTTTCCTTCCGGAAGCACGACCATCGGCCGCTGCTGGTGGCCGCCGACGTCTACCGTCCGGCTGCCATTACACAGCTGCAGGTGCTCGGGAAACAAATTGACATCCCCGTGTTCGAGATGGGGACGTCGGTCGATCCGGTTCGCATCGCGCAGCAGGGCATCGCGGAAGCGACGCGCCTTGGTGCAGATGTGGTCATCGTCGACACAGCGGGCCGCCTGCATATCGACGAGCAGCTGATGGATGAATTGTCCCGGATGCAGCAGGCCGTCACGCCCAACGAAGTGCTGCTTGTGGTGGACGCGATGACAGGACAGGACGCCGTTCATGTCGCCGAGACGTTCCATGAGCAGTTGTCCATCACGGGCGTGATTCTGACGAAGCTCGATGGCGATACACGCGGCGGTGCGGCACTGACGGTGAGAGCCGTCACGGGATGTCCGATTAAGTTCACAGGGATGGGCGAAAAGATTGAACCGCTCGAAGTCTTCCATCCCGACCGGCTTGCGTCGCGCATCCTCGGCATGGGTGACGTGCTTGGCCTGATTGAGAAGGCGCAGGAAACCGTCGACATGGAACAGGCACAGGAGATGCAGAAAAAACTGCTCTCCGCCCAGTTCACCCTGGATGATTTTCGTGCCATGTTTCAGCAGGTTCGCAACTTGGGCCCGCTTGACCAAATCATGAAGATGATTCCGGGCGCGAACAAGTTGAAGGGGCTGGAAAACGTCAATTTGGACGACAAACGGTTCCAGCGCATTGACGCCATTATTTCGTCGATGACGAAGGAAGAGCGGCAGGACCCAAGCGTGATGAACGCGAGCCGCAGGAGACGCGTGGCCAACGGCAGCGGTGTGACTGTTCGCGAAGTCAATCAAGTCTTGAATCAGTTTGAACAAACGCGCCAGATGATGAAGCGGTTTGGCGGCGGGTTTGGCAAGAAGCTTGGTCTCCGCGGGGCGCAAAAAGCGCTGAAATCCATGAAGGGACTGGGCGGCATGGAGGGCCTCGAGGGGCTCGAAGGACTTGCGGGGGACGGCGGTCTGCCTGCAGGGCTGGAGGGCGTTGGCCTGCCCGAACGTGGCTCGGGGTCGGCGGACCATCGCCGACGACATAAGAAAAAACGCCGCAAATAG
- the ylxM gene encoding YlxM family DNA-binding protein produces the protein MIGKVTRVGDLYDFYGALLTERQRQIVELYYFDDWSLAEIAAELCVTRQAVHDNLHRAALQLESYESALGLLEAHARQRTLVDSLCTAWHQARRHVPPEQAASMNRCVEALAREYQIETG, from the coding sequence ATGATAGGAAAAGTCACGCGCGTGGGCGACTTGTACGATTTTTACGGTGCGTTGTTGACCGAACGGCAGCGGCAAATCGTCGAACTCTATTATTTCGACGACTGGTCGCTGGCGGAAATCGCAGCCGAGCTTTGCGTCACCAGACAAGCTGTCCATGACAATTTGCACCGCGCGGCGCTCCAATTGGAGTCCTATGAGTCAGCGCTTGGACTGCTGGAGGCTCACGCGCGGCAGCGCACACTCGTTGATTCGCTTTGTACAGCCTGGCATCAAGCGCGAAGACATGTGCCGCCAGAACAGGCGGCGTCCATGAATCGGTGCGTCGAAGCATTGGCCAGAGAATACCAAATCGAAACGGGGTGA